In Fusobacterium nucleatum, the genomic stretch ATTCAGGAGTAATTCCAACAAACCAAGCTGTTCTATGTTCGTTCGTTGTTCCTGTTTTTCCACCTTGTTGTATAGGTTTACCTGTTTTATCAACAACTCTTGCTTTTGATGCAGTACCATTACTTACAACTGTTTTTAGCATAGCAGTTATAACACTTACATCAACACTATCAAAAGCTTTTGTTTTCTCTATTTCTGCAACATAGATAAGTATATCTTGATTATCTCTAATTTCTCTTATGATATTAGGTTTTACTATATAACCACCATTTACAAAGATAGAGAAGTTAGCTGCAACATTTACTGGTGTACTGTCAACTGAACCAAGTGCAGCAGTTAAATCTTTGACTTCTGATGATAATTTTACATTATCTCCAATAGCTTCTTTAAAAGTTTCAACAGTTATAGCATCTAATAATTTTACTGCTGGGACATTTAGAGATAAATTCAATGAATTTACAAGAGTAGAATTATAACTGTACTTACCATCAAAGTTTTTAGGTGCCCATTTTCCAAAAGCAACAAAATCATTTACTACAACAGAATAAGGTGTAAATCCATTTTGCAAAGCTTCTAAATATACAAATGGTTTAAATGATGATCCTAATTGTCTTCTTGCCATAGTTGCTCTATCAAAGTTACCAGCTTTAAAATTCTTTCCACCAACTATTGATACTATTCCACCAGTGAATGGGTCTAAAGTGATCATAGCTCCATTTATTTCTTTATTTTTAAAATATGGATAGCTGTTAAAAGTTTCCTTAGCTACTTTTTGATATTCCAAGTCAACAGTTGTGTAAATCTTTAAACCAGAAGTATAAATTTGTTCTTCATCATAAATTTCTGCTAAATAATCTTCAACTATTGTTGTAAGTTCAGGATTTTTATATGTATTTTTAGTTCTTTTATTATAAATAATTGAAGTATTTTTAGGAACATTTTTTATGTTCTCTTCATTTTCTAATTCAAATTTATATGCTAAAGCTTCATCATATTGCTCTTTTGTAATTCTTCCATCAGTATACATTTCTTTTAAAATAATTTTTTGCCTGTATAAAGCATTTTCTAAATTTCTATTTGGGTCATACTTTGTAGGTCTATTTGGAATACCTGCAAGTAAAGCAGCCTCAGCAATATTTAAGTCTTTAACATCTTTTTTAAAATATTGTTCTGATGCATTTCTTATACCATAAGAACCTGAACCAAAGTATATTTCATTTAAGTATCTTTCTAAGATTTCATCTTTTGTATAAGTTCTTTCTATTTGGTAAGTTAAAATTGCTTCTTTTACTTTTCTTGAAAATGTTCTTTCAGGTGTCAAAAAAGCATTTTTAGCTAATTGTTGAGTTATAGAACTTCCACCTTGTGTTGGTCTTCCTTTTAAAAAAGTTGTAACAATTGCTCTTGTTATCCCTCTAAAATTTAACCCGTGATGAGAATAAAATTGTTTATCTTCAATAGCTAAAAAAGCCTCTTTTATGTAGGGAGAAATATTTTCAAGTTTAGCAATTTCTCTTGATTCCACAGAAAGAGTATCCACAACATTATTATTTTTGTCATAGATTATTGTTGCCATTTGAGGTTTATAGTCCTCAACCATACTTTGTATATTTGGTAATTCCAACCTATATTTTATAATTATTGCAAAAACTCCTATCGCTCCTACGATAAATAATGCTCCTATAAGTTTTAATAAAAGAATAAGTATTTTTTTCATTATCTAGTTATCCCCTTTTTTATTTCTTTGTCTAAGTTGTCCACAAGCTCCATCTATATCACTGCCTTTTTCTTGCCTTAAAGTTACATTAACTTTTCTGACATTTTTTAGATAGTTATAGAACTTATCTATTTTTTTTACAGAAGGTCTAGTATGTTCTGCACCTTCCACTTCATTATATGGTATTAAATTTACAACATGGTCAAATTGATGTATAAAATCAGCGAGAGCATTTGCATCTGTTTCTGAAATATTAAAATTATCAATTAAAATATATTCAAAAGTAATTCTTCTCTTTGTTTGTTTTTGATATTCAATTAAAACAGCTGATAAATCTTCCAAAGGAAAATTTTTATTTATTGGTATAATTTTATCTCTTTTTTCATTTATAGCACTATGTAAAGAAATTGCAAGCTCTATTGGAATTTTATCCAATAAAATTTTTTCTATACCTGAAACTACACCAGAAGTTGAAATTGTAATTTTTCTTTTTGAAATATTAATTCCATTCTCATTTGAAATTATACTAAGTGATTTAGCTAAATTATCAATATTTAAAAGAGGCTCACCCATTCCCATAAATACCAAATTATTTAAGGTTTCACCTTTTTTTCTAAGCCTTCTTTCAACTGTATAAACTTGATTTAAAATTTCACTTACTGATAAATTTCTCATATATCCACTTTGTCCTGTTGCACAGAAACTACATTTTACAGGACAACCAACCTGTGATGAAACACAAAGTGTATTTCTAATTTCTTTATTTTTAGAGTCTTTATGTCTTAAAAGAACTGTTTCTATTGTTCCTTTATCTTCTAACTCAAATAAAAATTTTTCTGTTCTATCTATTTTTGAGACTTGATGTTTCAATAGATTAAAAAATGGTATATAGGTTTTTTCTTTTAAAATTTCTCTATCTTTTAAAGAAAGATTAGTCATTTCGTCAAAACTTCTAGTAATCTTTTTATGTAGCCAGATAAAAACTTCTTTTCCATAGAATTTTTTTAATCCTAGGGATACTAAAAACTCTGTTAGCTCTTCCTGAGTTAAATTTAAAATATTAATTTTTTCATTGTTCATTATTATTATCAATTCCTTTTTTAATTAATCCTATAAGTTCATCTCTACTATATGTTTTGTCCAACTTAATATTTCCTTTATTTTTTCCTCCTCCACCTTTTATAGTAGGAAAAGATTTTGTAATATTTAAAATTATTGCCTTGCAATCATAGATATCTGAATTTAAAGAAAAGTTTTTATCATAACCACTTAATAATAAAAATTTGTCTAAATTCACAAATCTAGCTAATATACTTGCTAGATTTTCATCTTCATTATATATTAAAATCTTATGTTCTTTATATTCAATAAAAGTATTTTCAAAATCTTTTACCATAAGTTCTGCATATTTCATACTTAAAGATTTTAGTTCTGTTGTTATCTTAGCTTTTTCTGTTAAGGATTTATCTAACATTTCTAAAATTTCATCATCTTTACAAGAAAATACATTAGTCAATTTTTTTATTATATCATGTTTTTTATTATAATCAGCTTTGGCTCTTTCACCTGCTAAGAAATAAAATCTTGTATAATTTCCCTTAATATTTTCATGGTTTATAAGTTTAAAAATTTCTATTTCAGAAGTTCTTGAAACATGAAATCCTGCACAGGCACAGATATCAATATTTCCAATTTTTATAAATCTTATATCACCTTTTATTTTATCTTTAATAGCTTTTCTAAGATTTTCAATTTTATGTGCTTCTTCATTTGTATATATTTCTTCTTCAATGACAATATCCGCCTTTATATCCTTATTCACTAATTCTTCTAATTTGTCTATAGTTTCTTTTGAAATATCTTTTTGATCTAAATCAACAGTTGTATATTCTTCAGCCATTCTGAAACCAACAGTATTTAATCCAAAATTATTATAAGCTTCAGCTGAAAAAATATGTTGTGCTGTATGTTGTTGTCTTATATCTTCTCTTCTTTTTTCATCAATAAAATATGTATACTCTCCATCTTCTAAATCTTTATCCAAAATAACTAAATTTTCTTTTACTTCTATAATATTAGCATCAGAAATTGTTCCTCTATCTCCTAATTGTCCACCTTTACCATCAGTATAAAAAGGAGAATTTAAAATTTCATAAGTCTTATCAGAAATTTTTTTTATATTAACTTTTTTATTTTCCATAAAATTTCACCTACTTTTTTAGAAAATATTTACTCTTCTTATTTTATCATTAAATTTGAAAAATAAAAACTAGAAATTAAAAATAAATAAAAAAGACTGTTACAAATTTTATTAATTTTTAACAGTCCAATTAATATAAAAAGATAATTTATATTTTTATTTTGCACCAAGTGCAGCCATAGTAATATAATTATATGGTTTATTGAAATGAGGTAGGAATAAAATATCTAATAATTTGAACTTATCAATAGTTACCCCCTCTTGTATAGCTAATGAAAATACATGCATTGCCATAGAAATATCATATTTAGATGCCATTTGAGCACCAATTATTTTTCTATTATCTTTTCTATACACAATTCTTATATCTACTTCTTCATTGTTATGTTCCATAAATTCAGGTTTTTGTAAATCATGAAAAGTTGTTTCTAAAACATCTATTCCTAATTTTTGAGCTTTTTCATAAGTAAGTCCAGTTGAAACCATATTTAGTCCAAAAATAGAAATTCCATTAGAACCTTGTACACCTATACTTTCTAATTTTATTCCACAAACATTATGAGCAGCAATTATTCCTGATCTAACTGCATTAGTTGCAAGAGCAATATAGTTTATATCTCCAATAGAGTTATCAAATACTGTTGCACAATCTCCTATTGCATAAACATCATC encodes the following:
- a CDS encoding transglycosylase domain-containing protein: MKKILILLLKLIGALFIVGAIGVFAIIIKYRLELPNIQSMVEDYKPQMATIIYDKNNNVVDTLSVESREIAKLENISPYIKEAFLAIEDKQFYSHHGLNFRGITRAIVTTFLKGRPTQGGSSITQQLAKNAFLTPERTFSRKVKEAILTYQIERTYTKDEILERYLNEIYFGSGSYGIRNASEQYFKKDVKDLNIAEAALLAGIPNRPTKYDPNRNLENALYRQKIILKEMYTDGRITKEQYDEALAYKFELENEENIKNVPKNTSIIYNKRTKNTYKNPELTTIVEDYLAEIYDEEQIYTSGLKIYTTVDLEYQKVAKETFNSYPYFKNKEINGAMITLDPFTGGIVSIVGGKNFKAGNFDRATMARRQLGSSFKPFVYLEALQNGFTPYSVVVNDFVAFGKWAPKNFDGKYSYNSTLVNSLNLSLNVPAVKLLDAITVETFKEAIGDNVKLSSEVKDLTAALGSVDSTPVNVAANFSIFVNGGYIVKPNIIREIRDNQDILIYVAEIEKTKAFDSVDVSVITAMLKTVVSNGTASKARVVDKTGKPIQQGGKTGTTNEHRTAWFVGITPEYVTACYIGRDDNKPMYGKATGGSAVAPMWAKYYQTLINKGLYTAGKFEFLENYLETGDLVKQNIDIYSGLLDGPNSKEFTIRKGRLQVESAGKYKNGIASIFGLDGNVTSAAGIDMSDGMIIDTDSEEGRVIEGSTDEGASTGGNTPPVQNNNSNNKDGDSLTNRLLGD
- the rlmN gene encoding 23S rRNA (adenine(2503)-C(2))-methyltransferase RlmN, coding for MNNEKINILNLTQEELTEFLVSLGLKKFYGKEVFIWLHKKITRSFDEMTNLSLKDREILKEKTYIPFFNLLKHQVSKIDRTEKFLFELEDKGTIETVLLRHKDSKNKEIRNTLCVSSQVGCPVKCSFCATGQSGYMRNLSVSEILNQVYTVERRLRKKGETLNNLVFMGMGEPLLNIDNLAKSLSIISNENGINISKRKITISTSGVVSGIEKILLDKIPIELAISLHSAINEKRDKIIPINKNFPLEDLSAVLIEYQKQTKRRITFEYILIDNFNISETDANALADFIHQFDHVVNLIPYNEVEGAEHTRPSVKKIDKFYNYLKNVRKVNVTLRQEKGSDIDGACGQLRQRNKKGDN
- a CDS encoding alanyl-tRNA editing protein — encoded protein: MENKKVNIKKISDKTYEILNSPFYTDGKGGQLGDRGTISDANIIEVKENLVILDKDLEDGEYTYFIDEKRREDIRQQHTAQHIFSAEAYNNFGLNTVGFRMAEEYTTVDLDQKDISKETIDKLEELVNKDIKADIVIEEEIYTNEEAHKIENLRKAIKDKIKGDIRFIKIGNIDICACAGFHVSRTSEIEIFKLINHENIKGNYTRFYFLAGERAKADYNKKHDIIKKLTNVFSCKDDEILEMLDKSLTEKAKITTELKSLSMKYAELMVKDFENTFIEYKEHKILIYNEDENLASILARFVNLDKFLLLSGYDKNFSLNSDIYDCKAIILNITKSFPTIKGGGGKNKGNIKLDKTYSRDELIGLIKKGIDNNNEQ